The genomic window caaaggactttttttttttgctttttgggtcacacccggcgatgctcaggggtcactcctggctctgcactcaggaatcacccctgggtcggccatatgcaaacgccctccctgctgtgctgttgttccagcccctcgtGAACAGAGGACTTTAAAGGCGCATCTCGCCGTGCTGCAGGGTCGGCCCAAAGGACGCTCGGGGAAGCTCGCTCTGCCTTGGCCGCGGGAGCAGGGCCCCTAGAGGGGCCCCTCAAGTGCGCGTTTGTCATCTCAGCGCGCCAGACCCCCGGCGGAGCCGCACGCAGCACACCTGGAAGTAGATGACCACGGCAAAGACGAAGATGGTGGCGATGAGGTTCATGAGGTTGGGGAGGTTCTGGCGGTAGAAGGCCTCGCGCAGGGCCCGCACCTTGTCGGTGCGCGTGGCCAGGAGGTGGAACAGGGCGATGATGGCCCCTTCAAACTCCATGCCTGCCGGCGGGAAGGACGGGCCCGGGTGAAGGGGCAGCGACGGCGGGAGGGACGCTCCGTGTCAGAGCTGCCCTCTGACCCCGGGAGGGGCCGGCTCCTGAACGCAGTGTGGCCCCCGGCCGGTGGCTGCTGGTCCCTCCAGGCCAGCGACAGGGACTCCCATGACTGCCACTTCCTCCTCccgcccatcccctcccctccaggtGCCGGGCGCGGGATCAACCCCTGCCCCGTGACGCGCCCAGGGTCTGCTCTGACCCGCTCTTCTCGGCACACGGGGCCTCCCTTCGCCCGGGGCCTACCCTCAGCCTCACGAACGAGGCCACGGCGTCTCTCGAGGCCAGAGCCTCGCTCTCCGCATTTAGTTCACAGAATATACTGAAAGCGCACGGACTCCGCAGGGGACCAACGCACTTAGTGGGGAAAACTGActtccggggccagagagacagcgcgGGGCAGACGTTCCCCAGCGGAGCGACTCTCCGCGGAACGAGGAGAACGGCTTCTGCTCTGCACCCAcctgcccacccgcccgcccacGCGTGCTGGCCAGAGCTGGCCGGGCCCTTACCGCGGCCAGTGTTGACGGTGGTGGGGCTGAACGCCTTCCACACGATGGTCTCACAGATATTCGTGGCAATGAAGAGGGAGATACCGGAGCCCAGGCCGTAGCCTTTCTGCAGCAGTTCATCCAGGAGCAGGACGATCAAGCCGGCCACAAAGAGCTGCAGAAACGGACATGCGCGCTGGGCACTTGCTCAGCCGCCAGCAGGGACGGGTCCCCCCTCTGGGCTGCGACAGGGCGAGTGCGGGGCTCTGGCCCCTTCAGGTTCCTTCCATGCCTGGATCACGCACGTAGTGGTAcagtgcgtatgtgtgtgtgtgcacacgcttGGCGTGCTCTTGGGAGGGGGGAACAGTTAACCGGatggtggagtgtgtgtgtgtgtgtgtgtgtgagagagagagagagagagagagagagagagagagggagagaggagagagagagagggagagaggagagagagagagggagagaggagagagagagagggagagaggagagagagagagggagagagggagagaggagagggagagaggagaggagagagagagagagagagagagagagagagagagagagagagagagagagagagagagagagagagagagagaggagagatctgtgtatgtttgtgcctGCCCATGCTCCTTGGCAGGGCTGGCTGGTGTTACCTGGGTGGTGATcagtgtgcgtgcgtgtgtgcgtgtgtgtgtgtgtgtgcgcgtgcgcaccCATGCTCCCCGGCAGGGCTGGCTGTGCCCCCAGTGGTTACCTGGATGGTGATCAGCAGGCAGATCCCAGCCCCCATTTCCGAGGGGTCCCCGTACATGCCGGTCATGACGTAGACGATGGACTGGCCGATGGTGATGATCATGCCGAACACTGGCGAGGAGAGGAGGCGGTGAGCGCGGCCCCGTGCTGGCCGGGAGCGAGGGGGAGGAGACCCCGGCCGTTCCCTGCGCTCTGGCCACAATACCCAGAGCCGCTGTCCGAGGGCTCGCTGGCCAGATGCCCTTcaacgcacgcacgcacgcacggcGGCAGCCTCGGTTTCCCTGTTACCTACATTCACGCTCCTTCTCGTGGAGGCCAAGGAAGTACGGACACAGGGCAAATCTGGTTCTGGAGAACTCAATGGCGTAGCTCCCCCACAAGCCCCCGCCAAAGAAGGGGTACACGCTCCTGAAGGCCATGAAACCACCCTGCAGCACCCACGCTTCGGTCGTGGCCAGGTGCTGATGTAACAACAGGTTTGGGCCACCTCCACACTCGCTCCCCAGGCCGGAGTCCAAACACAGTGGCCCGAACTCTGCGGTCAAGCGAACTGCCCTGAACCTGACTCCACGGTCAATTGGGCCTCCTTCCCGTCTGTACGGGatgtgcttcttcttcttttttttttttcccttttgggtcacacccggccatgcacaggggttactcctggctcatgcactcaggaattactcctggcggtgctcaggggaccatatgggatgccaaggatcaaacccaggttggccgagtgcaaggcaaacaccctacccgctgtgctatcactccagcccctatattctgTTTCTTAATCAGCGTTTCAGTCCACAGTCAAGAAGAAGGTGTGGCCTGAGCTGGATTAGCCTGAGGGTCCCCCTTCCCAGTGACCTGGTGCCACTACGAGCTCCAAGGCACGCAGCAGCAACAGTCTAACTTTCTCGGATGACGATGGATGAAGAGCAGCAGCTAACTTGGTCCCAAGATGTTCCCCATGAATCCTTCTGAGTCTTTCCAAACCCTCAGAACAAACCTGCCACATGACTACATGGGGGCTCTCACAAGgcccacacagctgaccctgcctcagtgtgagtgtgtgtgggggaacctGAGACCAGGGCCggcagccctgcagcccttgGCCCTGGACACACTTCCCGTCCTCCAAGGCCTTCCATCTGGGGGCTATGGGTCGCATGTGGGGCTCAGGACAGAAGGAAACCACAGCACCCCGGCACCGCAGCGCCCCAGTCTCAGCTATGCCCCCCCTCCTGGGCCGTACTGGCAATCTCTGGGCCGAGCGACCGGACAGCAGGTGAGGGGCCTGCCTCACACGCAGTGGGCCGGCCCCGTCCCCGGCACTGCGCGTGGGCCGCCGAGCTCCCCCAGAGCTGgggacaagccctgagcaccagtgggtgtggaacagacacacacaccctccacttACACTTCTGGGCTCCGTTGAACAGGGCTCTGTCCTTGGGCGTGTCGCCGACTTCGATGATCTTGGCGCCAGCCAGGAGCTGCATGATGAGGCCGGACGTGACGATGGGCGAGATGCCCAGCTCCATCAGCGTGCCTGGTGACAGCGGGGGGGACACGGCCGGCGTGAGCTCAGAGGGAAGTGCGAGTGCCCCGGACGTGGGGGCCGTGACTTGAGCCCGCCGGCAGCGTTCGGAGGATGGCCCCAAGTACGAACGGCCGGAACATCACTCAGTTCAGGCTGCGGGCGGCACCTCACTCTGCTCAGGGACGCTCAGGGCACGGAAACTGAGCCCTGCAGTGGAACTCACTGCAAGCAGAGCCTTCCCGGGCTCACAGAGAGAAGACGTGTCTTTCAGTCGGTCAATAcaaagggagaacgctgggacaGTTCTGGAAAGCAAGCCTGACAACTGGGCGGAGCTGCGGGTGCTGAGTTAGAGCAGAGACGGTCCTTGCGACGGACGCGGAAGCTAGTCTGGGCTACTCTCTAACAAGGAGGCGAGCACAGCAGCAACGGCGCAAGTGTCCCACCTCCCCCCTCTCTGCCAGCTCCCCTGTAACCGCAGACAAGAGACAAAGTCGCActttttgggacacacacacacacacagaacccgCAACAGGAAAGAGAGGCAGCTCGGAAGCAAATGATGCCCTGAGGCATGTCAGGACAAAACAGAGCAAGTTGTGGGAAACGCCATCATTTAGGTTGTTATTCCGGTGTGCCCCCATTTTAATATTCCCTGTTGGGGGCTCGATAATTCATACAAAcgcgattctttttttttttttctttggttttttgggtcacacctggctctgcacaggggttactcctggctctgcactcaggaatcacccctggtggtgctcaggggaccatatgggatgctgggaattgaacccgggtcagccgcgtgcaaggcaaacgccctccccgctgtgctattgctccagcccctcaaatgggATTCTGAATGGGACCAAGGCCCGGTGCTGGACTCTGCCCAGCACTCTCCGCCCCATCCCCAAAGGTCACGCGAGCCCGGGACAGAGACAGCCGCGAGAGCCGGGTCTCACCTCTGTTGGAGGCGAGAATGACACGGATCCAGTAGAAAGGGTCGGCCGAGTCGGAAGACATGATGCCGAAGAGCGGGATCTGGAGACGGGAGAGGCAGGTGTGCGGCCCGGCCCgcagcccccctacccccacccctacccccacggGTCCGAGGCCGGGCTTACCTGGCAGCACACCAGGAAGATGAAGAGGGTGATGGCGGTCCATAGCACCTTCTCCTTAAACTGGATCTGGAAGGGAGCACAGTGGGTTCAGCCTGCAAGCTCCTCCCATCAGCAAGGAAGGGAAACAGACCTGGGGGAGGACCCCTGGGCCCCCCGGAGTCCCCGCACCAAACCTGGGCCcgcaccccctccacacaccccgTCTCACTTAACCGTGGGCCCCAAGAgaatcctttgtattttaccACCAAAACCCAAAGTCTTGGAGCAGCGGCCGGTCCCCGAGCCCACGGCTACTGTGAGAATTCTCAGGGGTGCGGGATCACCCCCAGATCAAAGCCTGCTGCCAGTACCTGCCTCCTGTGCAGCCGACCGGGCTCATTCTcgggtaccccatatggtcccgagcaccaccgagGGTGACCCAAGCCGCCCCCTAAATAAGCATGTTGCCATGAAAGCCTTTCCTATGGGCAGGCCACATGCCTCGGTGCAGTGCCCTGCGTCCCACCCCcgacccggcccggccccccagcacccaggaaAGTGCTTCCCCTGGCCCCCGGCACCCTGTGACGTGGCTCACAAGCCAGCCAGCCAGAAACACCAGCCCAAGGCAAGTGCAGGAACGCTCCAGGTCCCTCCGAGAGCCTCTGCCACCCCTTGTTATTCTGCAGCGAGCTCATCTGGGATTCCACGGGGTACTTCCGGGGAATTAGGAGCAGCAAGGCACTAACGAGCAATAGCGGGAGAGTTTAATTATGTCTCACTAATGGCGCAAAGGTTCCCGCAGCAAGTGTGACAGGTGATGCTACTCGGGTTTGCTGTGTAGACGATGACCCAGGATCAAGACGGCCCCGTTCCCTCCCTTGGTCCTAAGCAGCAGACGGAGATTGTCCAGggtctttgtgttttggggtcatacccggagacGCTGAGGGGtgacgcctggcagtgctggggggggaggggtggaaccatatgggatgagagCAAACCCAAATCAGCCGCGTGCCAGGGGCAAGACAAACgttctacctgttgtactctctcccAGACCCCCCTTTTGGGATGGCTTTCGATGGCTCAACCAACCCGATAATGGCAATCAGGACTGAGGGCTTCAACATGAAACTACCTTGTGAGGGACAGtactaaatgaaaataaactctgtgtgtatgtgtgtgtgtgtgtgtgtgtgtgtgtgtgtgtggtgggcatggggggggtcacacctgaggatGCTCCCGGTTTATTCCTATGCTGATGATCActttggtgggctcgggggaccatatgggatgccagggactgaactgcgGTCAGCTGCAGCAGGACAAGtggctacctgctgtactattgctctgacacaCAAAACTGTATTCTTACAGATTACCAGAGAAAATCTGACAATATGTCTccagagatttttaaaatggaCTGATGCATAATCTCACATCTCTAAAACAAATTCTAACTAGAGAAGACTGTACAAGAACGGAAAATATAATTGTGATTCATACACCATTTGGTTCTGCGATACACGTTACGTGGACAGAATAATGGAGACGTTCTAACTTATAACGttgatttataataaattttgattTCCGATTACAACtgaaaaaacttcaaaataaaagactttagaaaaacattattttggggGAGGCTGGACAGTGCGGCGggtaggtgcttaccttgcaccctagcgacccatatggtcccttgagcatcaccagatgtgaccctcaaATGAACAAGTGACTTTCTGGGCGAGGCACGTGGCTCTAGTGGCAGAACACAGGCCTCGAGGGTGTGCggccccgggtttgacccccggcactcCGAGCACTAGAGCAACAATACAAACACACGGAACTTCGGAAACTCTGTGATCTGAGGGGAAGTGGGCCTAAGTGAGCGGGGCCTTCCGTGCCCAGATGGTGACACGGGCCCCAAGAGACAGCCCGCCtccacttcaatccctggcactgcctgtggtCTTGagatgagcactgagccaggagcagtctcCAGGACCGCTGAGTACGGCCCAAGTTATGCCTTCTCGCCCCGGCAACCAAAGAGCTGACGGTGCATTTGAATTCACGCCTCTGGATTCTGTTTTTttgaattttggtggtggtggagggtgggggcgggggttgagctggggagggaggggacctgggggccaCGCGAGATGGTGCTCAGCACTGACCCAcggtggggctcgggagaccttATGTGGTGGCGGGGCTGGTtcacccaggccggccgcgtgcaagccaaatgccctagcCACGGTCCTCTCCAGTCCCTAACTCATGCAGCTCACCCTCTTGAGAACGtgcgtctcccccaccccccagccccctcaccagGAAGGCAGCGCCTCGGCCCACCACAAGCCCAACAAACTTGCTTCCAGTTGCTCCTTTATAGGAAAGAGttcacaatttcttcttttggggCGGTTGGGGGGGTGAGGAAAGTAGCCACAgtgggggatgctggagatcactcctggtggggtggtCACCCTGGGgggctgcgtgcagggccaggCCCTCGCGGTGGTACTATTGCTCCCCCCCCCAAGAGTCCACGACTCTTACAACACCCCTCATTCGTAAACAACCGCATCTCCCGCGGGTGGAACCAGGTTCGAGAGAAAACGCTCCCAAGCTCTGTATCCAAGTtgctcctcctctctctgtcacCACCCCCTGGACCCATCTTTGCCTCTTGACCCATTTTACAgcaggtgtgtggggtgtgtgtgtggggggggacagcTCTGCAGCAGAGCCCTTAAACCACCCCTTGCTCTAGCCCCAGGTCCACCCCTCATGTGTCCAGCGCCCACGACTGGACCGGGCTCAGTCAGCTCGGAGCCACACCGAGCCCCACCCACCTGGCCGGcacaggccccccccccaccctccgcagCCCCTTCCTCCTAAATGCCAACCGGCCACCACCTCCAGGGTCCACCCCCGCCCACGCAGCGGCCGGACCTTGCACACCCCTGCGGGGGCCGTGACCGCGCGGGTGTCTGACTCTGCGGGACCTAGCGAGAGGAGCGCGGTGCCACCCCGGGCCCATCCCCGGCCCCCCGCAgtgccccccacagccctgccggGAGCGATTcttgatgcagagccaggagggagccccgagcaccgccaggtgcggCCCAGCAGCCGACGACCCCCGCCCCCAAGTCAGCCACCACAAAGATCCCCGCTCCCTGGCGGTGCCAACCCCAAGCTGAAGGCTCCACgggcccccggcgcccccgcggACGCGCGTCCGGGCACAAAGCGCGGCGGGCGGGCCGCCCCCTGCCCAGGCCGCGGCTACCGTGGGCGCAGGACCCCGCGGGGCCCGAGAGCTGCCCGGGGGGCTCGGTCCCCCGCGCGCAcctccccgagccccccgcgACGGCGCCCCGACTCCGGCCCTGCGCGGGGGGCTCCcgggcggcgcgcgcgcgcgcgggcgggggcgcgggggcgcggggggcgcggggggcgcgggggcgcggcgggcctTTGTCCCGGGCCCCGGGGGCCGCTCACCTTCCTCTCCGGCTTCTGGATTTCCGGCAGGATGACACAGAAGGGCTTGATCACCTCCAGGAATTTGACTTGCAAGgggcagagaagagaaaagcagagttagggcggcgggggcgcggcggggggcgcgggcggcgggggcgcgggcacTCACTGGCCATGGCggcggctgctggggctg from Sorex araneus isolate mSorAra2 chromosome 4, mSorAra2.pri, whole genome shotgun sequence includes these protein-coding regions:
- the SEC61A1 gene encoding protein transport protein Sec61 subunit alpha, whose product is MAIKFLEVIKPFCVILPEIQKPERKIQFKEKVLWTAITLFIFLVCCQIPLFGIMSSDSADPFYWIRVILASNRGTLMELGISPIVTSGLIMQLLAGAKIIEVGDTPKDRALFNGAQKLFGMIITIGQSIVYVMTGMYGDPSEMGAGICLLITIQLFVAGLIVLLLDELLQKGYGLGSGISLFIATNICETIVWKAFSPTTVNTGRGMEFEGAIIALFHLLATRTDKVRALREAFYRQNLPNLMNLIATIFVFAVVIYFQGFRVDLPIKSARYRGQYNTYPIKLFYTSNIPIILQSALVSNLYVISQMLSARFSGNLLVSLLGTWSDTSSGGPARAYPVGGLCYYLSPPESFGSVLEDPVHAVVYIVFMLGSCAFFSKTWIEVSGSSAKDVAKQLKEQQMVMRGHRETSMVHELNRYIPTAAAFGGLCIGALSVLADFLGAIGSGTGILLAVTIIYQYFEIFVKEQSEVGSMGALLF